The following coding sequences lie in one Oryctolagus cuniculus chromosome 7, mOryCun1.1, whole genome shotgun sequence genomic window:
- the RERE gene encoding arginine-glutamic acid dipeptide repeats protein isoform X4: MFKPVKEEDDGLSGKHSMRTRRSRGSMSTLRSGRKKQPASPDGRASPINEDIRSSGRTSPSAASTSSNDSKAETVKKSAKKVKEEASSPLKSSKRQREKVASDTEESDRTSSKKTKTQEISRPNSPSEGEGESSDSRSVNDEGSSDPKDIDQDNRSTSPSIPSPQDNESDSDSSAQQQQLLQAQPPALQAPGGAATAPPTAPAGPPQLPTPGPTPSAPAAPAQGSPAAVQPPSQAPAAVAPAAHSHVQQAPALHPPRLPSPHPPAGQAPAATHSQPALHSQGPHGLQAGPLLQHPGPPQPFGLPPQASQGQASLGASPAAAHPHSTLPLPAAQAALQPQQPPREQPLPPAPLAMPHIKPPPTTPIPQLPAPQAHKHPPHLSGPSPFSMNANLPPPPALKPLSSLSTHHPPSAHPPPLQLMPQSQPLASSPAQPPGLTQNQSLPPSAASHPPASLHQVPPQPPFAQHPFVPGGPPSITPPACPSTSTPPAGPSTPAQPPCSAAVPSGGSVPGGAACPLPAVQIKEEAREDAEEPESPPPPPRSPSPEPTVVDTPSHASQSARFYKHLDRGYNSCARTDLYFMPLAGSKLAKKREEAIEKAKREAEQKAREEREREKEKEKEREREREREREAERAAKASSSAHEGRLSDPQLTGPGHMRPSFEPPPTTIAAVPPYIGPDTPALRTLSEYARPHVMSPTNRNHPFYVPLNPTDPLLAYHMPGLYNVDPTIRERELREREIREREIRERELRERMKPGFEVKPPELDPLHPATNPMEHFARHSALTIPPAAGPHPFASFHPGLNPLERERLALAGPQLRPEMSYPDRLAAERIHAERMASLTSDPLARLQMFNVTPHHHQHSHIHSHLHLHQQDPLHQGSAGPVHPLVDPLTAGPHLARFPYPPGTLPNPLLGQPPHEHEMLRHPVFGTPYPRDLPGALPPPMSAAHQLQAMHAQSAELQRLAMEQQWLHGHPHMHGGHLPSQEDYYSRLKKEGDKQL; encoded by the exons ATGTTCAAGCCCGTCAAGGAGGAGGACGATGGGCTCAGCGGGAAGCATAGCATGAGGACGCGGCGGAGTCGGGGCTCG ATGTCTACACTACGTAGTGGTCGGAAGAAGCAGCCAGCCAGCCCTGATGGCCGCGCCTCGCCCATCAATGAAGACATCCGCTCCAGCGGCCGGACCTCCCCCAGCGCTGCCAGCACCTCCAGCAATGACAGCAAAGCAGAGACGGTGAAGAAGTCAGCCAAG AAGGTGAAGGAGGAAGCCTCATCCCCTCTCAAGAGCTCCAAGCGCCAGCGGGAGAAAGTGGCATCTGACACGGAGGAGTCCGACAGGACCAGCTCCAAGAAGACAAAAACCCAG GAGATCAGCCGGCCCAACTCTCCGTCCGAAGGCGAGGGCGAGAGCTCGGACAGCCGCAGTGTCAACGACGAGGGCAGCAGTGACCCCAAGGACATCGACCAGGACAATCGCAGCACGTCCCCCAGcatccccagcccccaggacaaTGAGAGTGACTCGGACTCGTcggcccagcagcagcagctgctgcaggcccagcccccggccctgcaGGCGCCCGGCGGTGCTGCCACAGCTCCCCCCACGGCCCCGGCCGGGCcgccccagctccccaccccaggccccacaCCCTCCGCCCCCGCGGCGCCTGCACAGGGCTCCCCCGCGGCGGTGCAGCCCCCCAGCCAGGCTCCGGCTGCGGTGGCACCCGCGGCACACTCGCACGTCCAGCAGGCTCCTGCGCTGCACCCTCCACGGCTGCCCTCGCCACACCCCCCCGCCGGCCAGGCCCCTGCTGCCACTCACAGCCAGCCGGccctgcacagccagggcccgCATGGCCTGCAGGCCGGCCCTCTTCTGCAGCACCCGGGCCCCCCTCAGCCCTTCGGCCTCCCCCCTCAGGCCTCCCAAGGGCAGGCCTCTCTGGGCGCCTCCCCGGCCGCAGCACACCCGCACAGCACCCTGCCGCTCCCGGCCGCCCAGGCAGCgctgcagccccagcagcccccgAGGGAACAGCCCCTGCCGCCGGCGCCCTTGGCCATGCCGCACATCAAGCCCCCTCCCACCACGCCCATCCCCCagctgccagcacctcaggcccaCAAGCACCCGCCTCACCTCTCAGGGCCCTCGCCCTTCTCCATGAACGCCAACCTGCCGCCCCCTCCGGCCCTGAAGCCCCTGAGCTCCCTGTCCACACACCACCCCCCCTCAGCCCACCCACCTCCGCTGCAGCTCATGCCTCAGAGCCAGCCGTTGGCCTCCTCGCCCGCCCAGCCCCCTGGGCTGACCCAGAACCAGAGCCTGCCCCCTTCTGCCGCTTCCCACCCCCCAGCCAGCCTCCACCAGgtgcccccccagcccccattCGCTCAGCACCCCTTTGTCCCTGGAGGCCCGCCCTCTATCACCCCTCCCGCCtgcccctccacctccaccccacccgcCGGACCCAGCACCCCGGCCCAGCCGCCTTGCTCGGCTGCTGTCCCCTCGGGAGGCAGCGTTCCAGGGGGTGCCGCCTGCCCGCTCCCCGCCGTGCAGATCAAGGAGGAGGCTCGGGAGGATGCCGAGGAGCCCgagagccccccgcccccaccgagGAGCCCGTCCCCCGAGCCCACAGTGGTGGACACTCCCAGCCACGCCAGCCAGTCTGCCAG GTTCTACAAACACCTGGACCGGGGCTACAACTCCTGTGCGCGGACAGACCTGTACTTCATGCCTCTGGCCGGATCCAAACTGGctaagaagagggaggaggccaTTGAGAAGGCCAAGCGGGAGGCCGAACAGAAGGCGCGAGAGGAGCGCGAgcgggagaaggagaaggagaaggaacgcgagcgggagcgggagcgcgAGCGGGAGGCGGAGCGCGCGGCC AAGGCGTCCAGCTCAGCGCACGAAGGCCGCCTCAGCGACCCCCAGCTCACGGGACCTGGCCACATGCGGCCCTCCTTCGAGCCACCGCCCACCACCATCGCCGCCGTCCCCCCGTACATCGGGCCTGACACGCCCGCCCTCCGGACTCTGAGCGAGTACGCTCGGCCCCACGTCATGTCCCCCACCAACCGCAATCACCCCTTCTACGTGCCCCTCAACCCCACCGACCCCCTGCTGGCCTACCACATGCCCGGCCTCTACAACGTGGACCCCACCATCCGCGAGCGGGAGCTGCGGGAGCGCGAGATCCGCGAGCGGGAGATCCGTGAGCGGGAGCTGCGGGAGCGGATGAAGCCGGGCTTCGAGGTGAAACCCCCGGAGCTGGACCCCCTGCACCCGGCCACCAACCCCATGGAGCACTTCGCCCGGCACAGCGCCCTCACCATCCCCCCTGCTGCTGGTCCCCACCCGTTTGCCTCTTTCCACCCGGGCCTGAACCCACTGGAGCGCGAGAGACTGGCCCTGGCAGGTCCCCAGCTTCGACCTGAGATGAGCTACCCCGACAGACTGGCGGCCGAGCGCATCCACGCCGAGCGCATGGCGTCCCTGACCAGCGACCCCCTGGCCCGGCTGCAGATGTTCAACGTGACCCCGCACCATCACCAGCACTCGCACAtccactcccacctccacctccaccagcaGGACCCCCTCCACCAAG GTTCAGCAGGCCCAGTTCACCCACTGGTTGACCCCCTGACTGCTGGCCCTCACCTGGCTCGCTTCCCCTACCCCCCCGGGACCCTCCCCAACCCTCTGCTGGGACAGCCCCCCCATGAGCACGAGATGCTGCGTCACCCGGTGTTTG GCACCCCCTACCCCCGAGACCTGCCTGGGGCCCTCCCGCCCCCCATGTCGGCGGCCCACCAGCTGCAGGCCATGCACGCGCAGTCAGCCGAGCTGCAGAGACTGGCCATGGAGCAGCAGTGGCTGCACGGACACCCCCACATGCATGGAGGCCACCTCCCCAGCCAGGAAGATTACTACAG CCGACTGAAGAAAGAAGGTGACAAGCAGTTATGA
- the SLC45A1 gene encoding proton-associated sugar transporter A isoform X4, with product MDFSADSADNPSHAYMMDVCSPVDQDRGLNIHALLAGLGGGFGYVVGGIHWDKTRFGRALGGQLRVIYIFTAITLSVTTVLTLVSIPERPLRPPGEKRTAMKSPSLPLPPSPPAPPEEGAGDPLPAQTATSFYASFSSPISPLSPLTPKYGSFVSRDSSLTGINEFASSFGAAHIDSVLIDCFTGAQDPYLAMPGSAPRQPLSVSFPRAPDSFYRQDRGLLDRTEGALAADGDVLRVGSLDTPKPRSSGILKRPQTLALPDAAGGGGPDTSRRRNVTFSQQVANILLNGVKYESELTGSAEQAEPPLSARRLWATICHMPRALRSLCVNHFLGWLSFEGMLLFYTDFMGEVVFQGDPKAPHSSEAYEKYSSGVTMGCWGLCIYAFSAAFYSAILEKLEEFLSVRTLYFIAYLAFGLGTGLATLSRNLYVVLSLCVTYGILFSTLCTLPYSLLCDYYQSKKFAGSSADGTRRGMGMDISLLSCQYFLAQILVSLVLGPLTSAVGSASGVMYFSSLVSFLGCLYSSLCVIYELPPGDAGDDEQRPLLPSA from the exons gTCTCGGAGGAGGGTTTGGATACGTGGTCGGGGGGATCCACTGGGACAAAACGCGCTTCGGGAGGGCCCTGGGGGGCCAGCTCCGCGTCATCTACATCTTCACCGCCATCACCCTGAGCGTCACCACCGTCCTGACCCTTGTCAGCATCCCTGAGCGGCCCCTGCGGCCGCCTGGCGAGAAGAGGACGGCCATGAAGAGTCCCAGCCTCCCGCTGCCGCCGtcgccgcccgccccgccggAGGAAGGCGCCGGCGACCCGCTGCCCGCGCAGACGGCCACCAGCTTCTACGCCAGCTTCTCCAGCCCCATCTCCCCGCTGAGCCCCCTCACGCCCAAGTACGGCAGCTTCGTCAGCAGGGACAGCTCCCTGACGGGCATTAACGAGTTCGCCTCGTCCTTCGGCGCCGCCCACATCGACAGCGTCCTCATCGACTGCTTCACGGGCGCCCAGGACCCCTACCTGGCCATGCCCGGCAGCGCCCCCAGGCAGCCGCTCAGCGTCAGCTTCCCCCGGGCCCCCGACAGCTTCTACCGCCAGGACCGGGGCCTCCTGGACAGGACGGAGGGCGCCCTGGCCGCAGACGGAGACGTTCTAAGGGTGGGCTCCCTGGATACCCCCAAGCCTCGGTCATCTGGGATCCTCAAGAGACCCCAGACCTTGGCTCTCCCGGACGCGGCCGGAGGAGGGGGGCCGGACACGAGCAGGAGGAGGAACGTGACCTTCAGCCAACAG GTGGCAAACATCCTACTGAACGGCGTGAAGTACGAGAGCGAGCTGACGGGCTCCGCCGAGCAGGCCGAGCCGCCGCTGTCCGCCAGGCGCCTCTGGGCCACCATCTGCCACATGCCCCGCGCGCTGCGCAGCCTCTGCGTCAACCACTTCCTGG ggtggcTGTCGTTCGAGGGGATGCTGCTCTTCTACACGGACTTCATGGGCGAGGTGGTGTTCCAGGGGGACCCCAAGGCCCCGCACTCGTCGGAGGCCTACGAGAAGTACAGCAGCGGCGTCACCATGGGCTGCTGGGGCCTGTGCATCTACGCCTTCAGCGCCGCCTTCTACTCAG CAATCCTGGAGAAGCTGGAGGAGTTCCTGAGTGTCCGCACCCTCTACTTCATCGCCTATCTCGCCTTCGGCCTGGGGACCGGGCTGGCCACGCTGTCCAGAAACCTCTACGTGGTCCTGTCCCTGTGCGTAACCTACGGGATCTTGTTTTCCACGCTGTGCACCCTGCCCTACTCCCTGCTCTGCGATTACTACCAGAGCAAGAAG TTTGCAGGGTCCAGCGCTGACGGCACCCGGCGGGGCATGGGCATGGACATCTCCCTGCTCAGCTGCCAGTACTTCCTGGCCCAGATCCTGGTCTCGctggtcctggggcccctgaCCTCGGCCGTGGGCAGTGCCAGCGGGGTGATGTACTTCTCCAGCCTCGTGTCCTTCCTCGGCTGCCTGTACTCCTCCCTGTGTGTCATCTACGAACTCCCTCCCGGCGACGCGGGCGACGACGAGCAGCGGCCCCTCCTGCCCAGTGCCTGA